The genomic DNA acttGGAATGCTTTGAGTAAGGAATTTCAAGTCTTACCCAAAACAATAAGTAtgattgtattttgcttttagtataataaaaaattataaaattaatataattaaccattttaattttgttaattttattcgAATTCTATTAACAGTTAATATAATTAAGCACGTGAAATGtttcttacaaaattaattacatactaaatttagttattttttaattaattatgaataattattttaaaactaaagacATGTTTAGTTACTttaatcatcatcaaaattcaaataaaattattaatttgtttttattaggacttacttttttattatatttaaaataaaatatgtaataaatgaCTACCGGCACTTCCATTATTTGGGTCTGACTTCGCTACATTGCCATCACCATCCACCGCAACACCGTCTCGTTACTCTATTATTGTAGGTCGGGAATTTCcagaagaaaactcaaataaaTGACAAGGGTATAATgagtgttttaaaaattatgggGAATGTAGTTAATAATTAGGAGGTctgataattaaaattagaccTAAATGCCTACAAAAAGACTCTATAGATCAGCATCAACTCAtggatatttttaatgtaaaaaatcttGTTCTTTTTGGTTGGGCTAAATGCAATTTAAGTCAAATTAAGATGAGGTGAAGTTTGGTTGAACTTTAAccttataattaaattacaaataaaaatatgttaattaaggactaatttataattaacatgaagtatttaagaattaatttgtaatttagaatattttaaaaactcaaaGCAATTTTATAATGcatttagaaattaattaaacttttttataggATGAAAGTCACTTTAATTATGATTCTAATTCACTTTATGTGGTGGAGTTTTCTTTTTACACTCACTTATTTGATAGAtaagaaaactttttttaaaagtagatTGGAATTGATATATAGACtatgaattaaattaacaacTCTAATCATTATCAAATATCAATCAAAGTTTCAAAATGACTAAATATAATGTCACAATTGCATTACAAACATGGTATATATATAGAATGGGTGTTCAAAATTCAactaatttagaataaaaaaaatttcaaaaatgattaaaacttgatttttttttacatttgtaattttttttaattgagtttttatgtTTTGGTGATTAAATTGTACTTACAATACGTTTATATTAATCAAAACATGATAACTGatttacattataatatttaatcacAAGCTTATATGTAATATAGAATTCAAATTATAACATCACAGTCTTTATAAAAAGAATCGCAttttatttgacaattttttattatagaatatttaacaattatttgtAAACTTTGTGAACagttttataataacaatatccATAAGGAAAAAGACTCGTGTTGAATTGCAAAATGATAGTTGTGACATTCCAAAAATTTATATGATGAATATAATTTAGAAGGACTTAgcattataatatgataaaacagTTTAAGGATGTAAATAAAGTCATAGTGTTTACAGTCATCCCAAAAGAggctataaaattaaaactttatatacataGAAGTCTCTCAAAATAAAGGAAATGCCTAAGAACAATCCTAAGAGCTAGGTGTatcttcttcattctccaacGCTTGTTCCAAGGGTACATCATCagcttctgctcacatccaaagttggatgatcattgcaaaaaaaaaGACAAGCACATACAAAGCATAAACAAACAAGCAAGTGTAAGCTAGGTTTCTAAAAGCATACAAGTTAATTCAAATcaatctaatataatataaaacattcacACATATAAACATGCAAGTCAACATTTTCCATAAGCATAGAAATTATATTCATACAAGTAACTAAATCCTGTTATAACTCACTAGACTCGtccagacttagaatgaatgtcgaTCTGGGgcaggttgtgcacttgtggtggcctctactaccTTGCAAGGCCATTgacaatgggtttcaccctataacacacaaggttagtcctttaCCGCGCAATAGGCCTTCCAAGaagcgcctaccctaggacctcccactactctcaccacatgcgtcaatcctctctaagtgagaatgaaagaccattagagtgttggGATAACCCCCATATGAAAGCCTCTTACATTCATTTTAAACACTAAgttgatctcacctagagatcttattTTGATACCATTCAcaacattcaatcaattcataatCCCCTCTTgtttcatcaaacataaaattttatagtcaTCTAAGTGTATTCATGCTATATTAACTcataacaaacccatatatcaTCAGCCAAACAaagcagaagaagaaggaaTCAAAACAGGGTGTTCCACAACTGGGCTATGAATGTTTCCACACCCTGTGGATTTAGCTTGAGAAAACAAAAGGCAAAACAAAGAGTTTCACAAGTGAGTTGTGGTTTTTATCACAACATGTGGATATACGTCAGGAATTGCAAAATTGAAACAGAGAAATCCACAAGTAGATTGTGGATTTTTCCATAGGTTGTGGAATTGTGCAGAATAGAAACTAACCTCTCATAGATACACTTTAAATCTCAACTTGGACACTTTCCTCCTACATTCTATTGACTCTAAGATCTCCTATGCACCAAGCTACATGGAAAAACACTCTCCTAACTCATATTTGCTACCTCAATCCAATTTAATTACTATAAACCACTAAAACTCAATTAAACCTAATTCTATACTTTTTAACCCAAATTTTCTGCAACTAACAGCTTGAACAAGTTTTAATAGACTTAACAACAGTCCCCAAACCATCACATTTATTCCATACCACTTAATTCATAATCTCACTAATGAAACCcttgaaaatgaactaaaaatcatgcaaaacacacTGAAAGGCTAACAACCAGTTCTACCTCAGAATTTTACTGTCATAACACTCAAACAAGTCTTATTCTGCTTACTAAGGTTGCCCCAACAGCCCATTCCTACCCAGAACTCCTTTCCCTCAatttcactacctcacttcctctcaaATGACTTAGAACTCTACCTAAACACTTGGCTTTTGATCAAATTaacaatataacaaaattttccTCCTCAACCACTTCTAACATGTCCAATCCAAGCAATTTAACACATTCACATTCAGTTCATAGTATCGCACATGATTCATATCAATTCATAAGCATCAATTTAAGATTTCATAGTTTGACATACAAGACATGCTTAACTCAACATGCAGAATTTTCAGTTCATAGTTCACATATTCATAATACACATAGATCCCAAGCAAAATCCCCAAATTCATGCAACCATAAATTCCCAAAATCAGAAAGGAAGGAAAAAcctaagcttcccttacctctagtcAAGTAGTGCAGTAAACAAAACCCCTTTTTTTAGCTCAAGAAAACCCTCAAGCACGCCCCTTTTCACTTTCGGAAGTGCTTGACCACCTATggatcatcaattgatgatggagagTAAACTTTAGAACTTAATCGaaactaaaattgaaaggaTGCACAATGGGTTACatgcaatcaaatttatttcatgATCAAAGCCCTAAAATGAActgaaaagaggaaaaacacTTACCAGAGGAAGAACGCTAAATTGATCGGTGGAAAACGATGATCTTGTCTCACAGATTGTTTAGACGGTGTTCGTTTGGAACAAAGATGAAGTAGGAAAGAAAAATTctagagagaaagaggagaaaaataGAAGCTTGTGTTTTTAGAGAGATGGAGATTTTGAGAAATGAAGGGATGAGTTGCGTTTTGGAATTCTATAAAGTGCTCAGTCCCTTTAATTGAGACATTTGTCCTTCCCCTTTCACGTGTCATTTTCGGAGGTTGACATTAGTTTggtttaatttgaatttttttattttattaaaattgaatcaaaactaaaatgcgtttgatttttatgtttaatttgacttacttttaaataaaagatcgaattaaacacaaccataaacacttttaatataaaataacgaTGTAAGACTTGACTTATTTATGTTAAAGATGtgattttaaagtaaattaaagaatgaaaacttaattttgtttgaaaaaaatgtctaaataattttaaaacacttcATTCTAtgcttaaattaaaatttaatttgttaaagtaattaattctttttgtcAATACATTAAACTATTGTGAAAATAACATGAGATAAAGTAAGATATTATCTtgtcaaattttattatgaCATTTATTTGAGACTTATCTCTATTACCATATTACCTTAGAGTATAAGCTTTTGGAAGTTAGGAGTAACAACTCAAATAATGCCCTAGGTTGAGAAAAGATAATAAAGAATGATTTATGTGTTTACTTTTTAACCGTTTTGATTAATGAAACTTTTTTGAgaagtttttcaaaagaaaattagacaTACTCTAATAGTTTAGAGTGAGCtaatatgaaataatatctTGTTATAATTTGTTAGATGatatatttgtttgtaaaaGAAGAGTCTCACTCTATTAAATTCTTCTTCTAAAGTCACTTAGtaacattaaaattgaaatgttttattttctcattaaattattatacacaCTATTACGATCATAAAGAGCTATACGACCTCATAAGTATCTTATACCTTAAATTATcacatttattaatttcatatatgcACAATTGAGATTGATTAGTGTTGTATACACTTGTGCacacaatatataatattatgtatatCTTATCTCGttacatatattaatttcatatgcaTTTCCTCTacataatgttatgtttatATAAGCATATATAAATGTTGTTTGGGCAGACACAAATATATTGTTTGGAAAAGATGACCTTACTTAAGCGACTTATGttcattaaaaaaaggaaagaccCTTTGCTCATGCTATGAACTTATTGTGTGAGCAACATTATATATCACTTAAGTAAACTTATATCACTTAAGCGAATCTAGTTCTAATGGAGAGAGAATTAATTCAATATCTCTCTCAGCTCACCAGCTACTCATCACACGAGTAAACAAAATTCgaaatgagagaaaataaaCCTTAAGTTTCCCCAACTCAAATGTACACAATTACTCGAACAAAATTGCCAAGACTTAGAGTACTATTTAAAACTCTTATCTTTCATTGTTTGAGTTATCATTATGACACATGGATGAAAATGCTTAGTGTTAGAAATTATTAACATCTAATTATTATCTATCAAAACCATAGAATACCAATTCAACCAAAATATGAACCatcaaaaggaaagaaaataaaaattaatttttccaaCTCAAGTATATATCATCGCTGGAGCAACATGACATTGCATATGCCACCAAAACCTAGAATACTCTCTAAAATTCctattcttcattattttagtGGTCATTGCTATGTTTGGATGACGATACTTAGTGTGAGAAGTTATTATCATCCAACCATTATCTATTCTAAACTATAGAAATAACAATTCAACCAAAATATGAATCATCAACTCTcaaataattctttaaatttggCTTAAGGAAAGTAATTCACATTCTAAAAATTACAATACCAATTATCAATAAGCTCATACTATGTATCACTACCATTACatgaagattttattaaaaaaagaaaagaaaagaaaaagacaaaggGATCATGCCAAATCCATGACAAAATTTCATTGTTCatatcactagtgcagaaagggttTTAGATGTCTGTTATTTTAGGATTTTAACGTCATATCTCGACCCGACGTCTTTATGGGTGatgttaatgggacgtcggactcTGCAGGTCCGACGTCGTTATAGACATCCGACATGTTCAACATCTACGGGCatggcactaaccgacgtctacgggCACTATCAAAACGTCTGACATGGcaccaaccgacgtctaagggcactatagacgtcagacatggcattaaccgacgtctactaagTTTTCATCGTGTTTTAATTCAGTTTTCCTCGTGTCATTGGGTAGCGTAATAACACCTCCTTCCTTTTCTAGTTTCtccgtaagaaaaaattgcgtcttttggatctcttatggcatttcaacccaaaatcgaacctgggttgttgcctagttccattccaaccgctaaagaaaaagaatacggtgacatgaAAACTAGGTAAGGACCTAGGtttaggttgaaatgccataagacatccaaaagacgcaagcttttcttacaAGGAAACAAGCAAAGGGAGAacgtgcactacgctacccaaagatacgagaaaaactgcacaaaacacaatgaaaactcattttaatcggttcaaaagaGAGATAATACAACAAAGactactttaatcggagtaaaagtaagtttaaacggttcaaaagagataaaactcacctggaaatgcaatgccacagagagaaaaggcgatggaagacgatgaagtgcgcgtAACAACTGGTTTTTTAATGTCTTATTTAACAGGAAATAAGACGTCTGTTGCCCTAGAGATCGATgtctgttaagtccctggcaagtgtaccagatcgttatcaagtaatataaatggttaagtctgagtatcgttttcccaaaggactcttaggccttaactttcatgtaacctaatcttgtaagacttgagaaaagaataatattggtggttttatgcaaagaacaaaaataaacatgcaatgcaattgattcaattggttttgagaactttggatgaatggtgttgttggggtttacaatttcatcttatccactctcatatatctactcttcttattaaattcacttgtttatctaattgtcatgcaaactttctgaattacccttagcccaattccttggtgaaaagagcctattactaattaccggcttgctatccctagcctcccctagtaactaataatgcaatgcgtgctgaagcaaatgcaattgaccgtcctatctctatccctaggcgataacacataatcaaggaattttccaccagttcatgacattatcgataaagacaaacaatgtttattgaatgagttaaacaataaaagctttgagcgcagatgagaaaccaacaattgataaacaaatatatgacaaacatatgaaaataaataagaatttcaacatatgagagtttcaaaagattacattgttccccaacaacaaagggtttagttcaccattgacatggtgaaactagatgaaaataatgaaagaatggaaaaagcaaaccctagatttgataagaaagagcctaagcatccaagaaatcttctccaaggtgtgtggaatggctctgggcgttctctctgccaaaagaatccctatctaattcgcactggagctatatataagccaaaaaagataacagatagataacagaaagatttacagaatctagctacaaaaacagacaaccgcccaggcgcctaattcgaccgctcagcggtttgcctctagccgctctggccgcttagcggtcagttttgccactgaacttgcctctaatcgctgtgagcgctcagcggtccattctggcgctcagcggcatgtttgacccttcttttcatcatttttctccttctttcatgggtctaagtccaccttactttaattccatctttaattcatccaaaaaccctgcaaaacaatgcaaaacaagcataatatctctaaaaccaactttggactctcaagagactcaacttaagtgttttacttgatttagagctcattctaagccttaaagggtgtgttttactatcaactttaagtatgaaaataacgatttttagaccgttatcaacgtCTATTCTCGAAATACGTCGGGGACCTCACTAATGTGAcatccattcgatttaaaaattaatattcgtggtatatatagacgtcagttgtagggggagccgacgtctataagcgcatatagacgtcggggtggcgggatcagacgtctagatGGCAGAAAAAGAATCACTTTTCACCTACctatcagacatatagacgtcggttggaaGGGCCCTgatgtctataatattatagacgttggtgccCCTCTTAACGGACGTCTATATGGTAGGAAAGACTGACTATTCACCTATCTGTCAGgctataaacgtcggttaggAGAGGCCCcgacgtttataatattatagacatcGGGGCCCctcttaactgacgtctatattactaacttatttacgaaaatgccacgaATCATTAATTTACGTCGGGTCACCGCTTAACTGACATCTAAAGGATGACGTAAAAAACCAATTCTACAATAGTATATACGTAAATAATACCTAttatgaaaaaagaattaaaaaaaaaactaaaataattgaatgCAGACCACTTATATTATTCCCTTTAATTTCTTTCACATAAAACATTTCAAACCTTGAATTCCATATGCTAgaacaaataatattaagagatttattattaatccttttacattttaaaaagtgCCTCTAAAACTTATTAGTGCTTTGTAGAAGTCCTTGTTTATTGTTGAAGATTTAGTATTGAGTTTTCTTGatctattctttttcttataatttgaGCTTACTCATAATCTTCTTCggtattaaaattttctttctcatcaaACATATTAACCCATTAATACCAATTCAACTCTAATAATTTACACAATTTTAATTCATCTAGATAAAGTAATTGAATATATGTCATTAATCAACTCCCATTGTAGAGGTAGGTTGCCTTGCAAGAAATCCACTTTTAGTATCCAAAAGTTTCCAAGTAAAAGGTGATAAAATCTTCACAGGTTCAACCTGCACAATCAACATCTCCAATTGTTTAGGTTGCTTCTGTATTCTCATTTTTTGATTGATTAAGACAATTACTCTATCAAACTAAAAAGAATGTacagaataaaaaatagaataacgAATAACTTTGGTCaacattttgataaaaaaactatcttgatttgttcatttttgttttcttatgtaatctgattattgataaataaacaaatatcgattaactaataatattagaaaaagaaacttagaactgtagagaaataaaattggaaaaaagtgaagaattaacgactttaatataaatttatagatactttttgaaaatatttttatttttactttaaaatcatATCTCTTAACCTAAATAAAGTTGAAgttggataaaaaataaattatattttaaatatgtttttaatatttgaactttgatacaaaattaaaatatgtacaaaattttgatatatttatatttccaCGTTTCTAAAAAACATGGTTTAtacatcaaaataatttaacataatagaattaaaaattatattaattcatttttaaaatttaaaaattgagatatatcaaaattttaaatattacataaagTTTAAAGTTCCATATATGTACCattatctttataataaaataaaacctataTAAAACCTTCTTCTCCATGTCAAATATTCAACCTACCTGTTCCTATCTTGCAACAAAGGAACATTGTGGCATGGTGACTCCAAGTTCTCAACCCCTATTGCAATCTCACTCTCCTCTTTCGATTTCCCCCACAATACGGCATAAAATCCAACCACGATTATAACCGCACCAATCAAACTGCAGAAAGttcataagaaaattttatcaCCAAACAAATTTAGGTGACATGCATCTACATGTTGATAATGGATTCTCTAATATGTAGCATTCAAATTTTACCTTCCAAGACTGAAATCATCACTAAGAAAGATTGCACCCATGAAAGCGGTGAAAATGATTGCCACAGGTTTGAACATAGAACAAAACAGAGGACCTGCTTTAAGGACGCACCATGTGCATAGTAGGTAACGTATCATTGTTGCAACTATTGCCTAtccacaaatatttttcataccaaccttaatcatttataaaagttaaagcAAAAACACAAATGTAAATGTATTTCAgtgtttcattttcatcttgTTGGTTTTCATTTTCCACCTGATATAAAATGCCTATCAGCCCTATATCCAAGTTGAGTTTCCATTCAGTCGGATCCCTCACAGCAATTAAGGCAAATACTCCACACTGCATGGTTGAAGATAAGAGTTGGAAGAATACAATCACTGTTACATCAGGATATTTCTTTGCTACCGAAGCCTGAAAATTTAGCACCAAAAGGAAAAACTAACAAATCAACTGGTCtgataaaataacttaaatttctTATAAACAAAAGCAAGCCATTTTTATTCATGGTAAAGAGTGTTTGATTGAAAGGGAAAAACAACCTGATATATGTACCACATGGAAGTAAAAATTGAATCTGCAATGCAGAATATCCCTCCTAAGATCCAATTTATCTGTGttgaaaattgaaggatttGGTTAGAAAAGTTAGTGGAATGTGTCTTAAAGATGAGTGGTCCCTTGTACAGTATCACAACAAAGGCTCCTGCAATTGATGCTATTGTTCCTAACACTTTAGCTTGGCTGCTTGAGTTCCTCCACCGTACTTCTTCCATCCTAAACCAACCATTCAATTTAGAAAATTCTTGTAGAAACAAGCATCCTAGCTAATGTTTATAATTTGAGTAGAACCAAGTCACAATTAGtacggaaaaaaaaaaaaaacctgaaaATGAGAGCAAGTATAAAAGTGAAAGCTGGAACGAGGTTAAGAAGGGCTGATGCAAGTGTCGGCGAGCTCAGTTCTATTCCAACATAAGCCATTATAGTTCCTGAACTCCTGCATAGTAAAAAGCCAAATCAGAAGATGAAAGCCCACGCGAATTAATAGAATCCgacaaaaatacattataaaagaCAAGCAAGGAATCCAAATTAGTGATGAGGAAAAcacaaaatatgataattaacaAGCAAATGCAAATAGAAAAAGTAACACTAACCCAAAGAATGCAAGCAGAAAGAAGCTGCAGAGTGCAGAGA from Vigna radiata var. radiata cultivar VC1973A unplaced genomic scaffold, Vradiata_ver6 scaffold_167, whole genome shotgun sequence includes the following:
- the LOC106779697 gene encoding WAT1-related protein At5g40240 isoform X3; this encodes MAYVGIELSSPTLASALLNLVPAFTFILALIFRMEEVRWRNSSSQAKVLGTIASIAGAFVVILYKGPLIFKTHSTNFSNQILQFSTQINWILGGIFCIADSIFTSMWYIYQASVAKKYPDVTVIVFFQLLSSTMQCGVFALIAVRDPTEWKLNLDIGLIGILYQAIVATMIRYLLCTWCVLKAGPLFCSMFKPVAIIFTAFMGAIFLSDDFSLGSLIGAVIIVVGFYAVLWGKSKEESEIAIGVENLESPCHNVPLLQDRNRLNL
- the LOC106779697 gene encoding WAT1-related protein At4g15540 isoform X1, with translation MAGLGNGNGKLLPFVGMMAAMLTQSGSMVVIKVAMIDDINKYVMVVYSFALSTILLLPFALFLHRSERPPLTFSALCSFFLLAFFGSSGTIMAYVGIELSSPTLASALLNLVPAFTFILALIFRMEEVRWRNSSSQAKVLGTIASIAGAFVVILYKGPLIFKTHSTNFSNQILQFSTQINWILGGIFCIADSIFTSMWYIYQASVAKKYPDVTVIVFFQLLSSTMQCGVFALIAVRDPTEWKLNLDIGLIGILYQAIVATMIRYLLCTWCVLKAGPLFCSMFKPVAIIFTAFMGAIFLSDDFSLGSLIGAVIIVVGFYAVLWGKSKEESEIAIGVENLESPCHNVPLLQDRNRLNL
- the LOC106779697 gene encoding WAT1-related protein At5g40240 isoform X2 encodes the protein MAGLGNGNGKLLPFVGMMAAMLTQSGSMVVIKVAMIDDINKYVMVVYSFALSTILLLPFALFLHRSERPPLTFSALCSFFLLAFFGSSGTIMAYVGIELSSPTLASALLNLVPAFTFILALIFRMEEVRWRNSSSQAKVLGTIASIAGAFVVILYKGPLIFKTHSTNFSNQILQFSTQINWILGGIFCIADSIFTSMWYIYQCGVFALIAVRDPTEWKLNLDIGLIGILYQAIVATMIRYLLCTWCVLKAGPLFCSMFKPVAIIFTAFMGAIFLSDDFSLGSLIGAVIIVVGFYAVLWGKSKEESEIAIGVENLESPCHNVPLLQDRNRLNL